One genomic window of Actinomycetota bacterium includes the following:
- a CDS encoding tetratricopeptide repeat protein: MRRRDDGDQIRDPRIPDDITPEDLDRGLLMELRSLPEGLQILVARHLVAAERAMDEDNLDLATEHVKAARRRASRISTVREAAGIVAYRSGRFGEALTELRAVRRMSGGGVYLPMIADCERGLGRPQKALDYIRTLDTQGLDAETRAELMIVAAGARSDMGQLEEAIVTLQVPELTRLRPGDSRARLQYAYASLLRDAGRTNEAREWMERAAGSDLDGVTDAEVQCDIMDGIEFSEEDE, translated from the coding sequence GTGCGTCGTCGTGATGATGGCGATCAGATTCGTGATCCGCGCATTCCCGATGACATCACGCCAGAGGATCTTGATCGCGGGTTGCTGATGGAGTTGCGCAGCCTGCCTGAAGGCTTGCAGATTCTCGTTGCTCGGCACCTAGTAGCCGCAGAGCGCGCAATGGACGAAGACAATCTCGACCTCGCCACTGAGCACGTCAAGGCTGCGCGTCGCCGCGCCTCGCGCATCTCTACTGTCCGTGAAGCTGCGGGAATCGTGGCGTACCGCTCGGGTCGATTTGGCGAGGCTCTGACAGAGCTTCGAGCCGTTCGTCGGATGAGTGGCGGCGGTGTCTACCTGCCTATGATTGCTGACTGCGAACGTGGCCTTGGGCGTCCACAAAAAGCGCTGGACTACATCAGGACCCTTGATACTCAGGGTCTGGATGCTGAAACCAGAGCTGAGTTGATGATCGTTGCCGCCGGAGCTCGATCGGACATGGGTCAACTTGAAGAGGCGATTGTCACTTTGCAGGTTCCCGAACTCACCCGCCTTCGCCCGGGTGATTCACGTGCCCGCTTGCAGTACGCCTATGCCAGTTTGCTTCGTGATGCAGGTCGTACGAATGAGGCTCGCGAATGGATGGAGCGGGCGGCTGGCTCGGATCTGGATGGTGTGACGGATGCAGAGGTGCAGTGCGACATCATGGACGGGATCGAATTCTCAGAGGAAGACGAGTAG